The Rhodospirillaceae bacterium genome has a segment encoding these proteins:
- a CDS encoding YggT family protein — translation MDVIAVPLLRLLLGLIDLYMWIVIISVIMSWLVTFNVINSSNKFVYLVLDLTYRATEPALAKIRRFMPNLGGLDLSPVVLIFILIFIKDMLFRVLLRFM, via the coding sequence ATGGATGTCATAGCGGTACCTCTTCTCCGGCTTTTGCTGGGCCTTATCGACCTTTATATGTGGATTGTGATCATCTCTGTGATCATGAGCTGGCTTGTCACGTTTAATGTGATCAACTCATCGAACAAATTCGTATATTTGGTGTTGGATTTAACCTATCGTGCCACTGAGCCTGCCCTAGCAAAAATTCGGCGATTTATGCCAAACTTAGGGGGCTTGGATTTATCCCCGGTGGTGCTGATCTTCATCCTGATCTTTATTAAGGATATGCTATTTCGGGTTCTTCTGCGGTTTATGTAA
- a CDS encoding DUF167 domain-containing protein: MPVREEAGGIKITIRLTPKASANRIIGVRTTSDGSQVLNASVTAVPEKGKANTALLKLLAKTWGIPKTAMSIRAGSKNRRKTVFIETTDAEVLTRIQKCIEQEPNG; the protein is encoded by the coding sequence ATGCCTGTCCGCGAAGAAGCTGGGGGGATCAAGATAACTATCAGATTAACGCCGAAAGCATCTGCTAACCGGATCATCGGTGTGCGCACCACTTCTGATGGTAGTCAGGTGCTGAACGCATCGGTGACAGCGGTCCCTGAAAAGGGAAAAGCCAACACTGCATTATTGAAGTTACTTGCCAAGACATGGGGAATTCCCAAAACGGCGATGAGCATTCGGGCAGGCAGCAAAAATCGCCGAAAAACCGTTTTTATAGAAACCACCGACGCGGAAGTTTTAACCCGCATACAAAAGTGTATCGAACAGGAGCCAAATGGCTGA
- the folD gene encoding bifunctional methylenetetrahydrofolate dehydrogenase/methenyltetrahydrofolate cyclohydrolase FolD yields the protein MADARLIDGKAFAANIRKAVAEKVVGLWENHGLTPKLAVVLVGEDPASAIYVRNKDKALSDAGMESQQYTLLAETTEEELLALIAQLNANPGIHGILVQLPLPDPISVDTVINAIDPEKDVDGFNVINVGRRVAGIEPAVTPCTPLGCLLMLKDVLGDLSGKRALVVGRSGIVGKPMAALLTNENCTVTVAHSRTQDLAEECRRADIIIAAIGRPKMIKGDWIKPGAAVIDVGINRIETDDGKTRLVGDVDFAEAVKVAGAITPVPGGVGPVTIACLLRNTLDAACRQTGFDV from the coding sequence ATGGCTGACGCAAGACTCATCGACGGAAAGGCCTTTGCCGCAAATATCCGCAAAGCTGTGGCAGAAAAGGTTGTTGGGCTTTGGGAAAACCACGGACTAACCCCTAAGCTGGCGGTCGTCTTGGTTGGCGAAGACCCCGCCAGCGCTATCTATGTGCGCAATAAGGACAAGGCTTTAAGTGACGCGGGCATGGAATCCCAGCAGTACACCCTGCTCGCGGAAACAACTGAAGAGGAATTGCTGGCCCTGATCGCCCAATTGAACGCGAACCCAGGCATTCACGGTATTTTAGTCCAACTGCCCCTGCCCGACCCTATTTCCGTCGATACAGTGATTAACGCCATCGACCCGGAGAAAGATGTCGATGGTTTTAACGTGATTAACGTGGGGCGACGCGTCGCAGGGATCGAACCTGCTGTCACGCCCTGCACGCCGCTTGGATGTTTGCTGATGTTGAAAGACGTTTTAGGCGATTTGTCGGGGAAGCGGGCGCTGGTCGTTGGACGTTCGGGTATCGTCGGAAAGCCGATGGCGGCGTTATTGACGAACGAAAATTGTACCGTAACCGTCGCGCATTCCAGGACTCAGGATCTCGCGGAAGAATGCCGACGGGCGGATATCATAATTGCGGCCATTGGTCGGCCCAAAATGATCAAAGGTGACTGGATCAAACCGGGCGCGGCAGTCATCGACGTGGGAATTAACAGGATCGAAACCGACGACGGAAAAACCCGTCTGGTCGGTGATGTGGATTTTGCGGAGGCGGTAAAGGTAGCAGGGGCAATTACCCCTGTCCCAGGGGGAGTCGGGCCGGTGACAATAGCTTGCCTGTTGCGAAATACCCTAGATGCCGCCTGTCGCCAGACCGGATTTGACGTTTAG